A window from Podospora bellae-mahoneyi strain CBS 112042 chromosome 1 map unlocalized CBS112042p_1, whole genome shotgun sequence encodes these proteins:
- a CDS encoding uncharacterized protein (EggNog:ENOG503Q4VT; COG:Q): MSTDKTIVLVTGANSGIGLETIIALSKSSPNYHLLLGARSLDKGNAALAQIQSIHNNQLLSSITPIQIDVTSLPTIESTKTYLASTFGRLDVLIQNAGVIVTHPCHTLENLRTTFETNVFGAKVVTDELTPLLQKSTNARVIYVSSEQGSITLRLDPEYPYKDVPGTEYKMSKAALNMLAACHRYDFRKWGGKVTSFNPGWCVTNLTGETGRKMRIDGGARSAEDPAKALVAILEGKRDKEAWEDSGILDLDAGVHPW, from the exons ATGTCCACCGACAAGaccatcgtcctcgtcactG GTGCAAACAGCGGCATCGGTCTCGAaaccatcatcgccctctcCAAATCTTCTCCTAActaccacctcctcctcggcgcccgCTCCCTCGATAAAGGCAACGCCGCCCTTGCCCAAATCCAATccatccacaacaaccagctcCTCTCTTCTATCACCCCCATCCAAATTGACGTTACCTCCCTCCCTACCATCGAATCAACTAAAACCTACCTCGCCTCCACCTTCGGCCGCCTCGATGTCCTGATCCAAAACGCAGGCGTCATCGTCACCCACCCCTGCCACACCCTCGAGAACCTCCGTACCACCTTTGAGACCAACGTCTTTGGCGCCAAGGTTGTTACCGATGAGCTGACTCCGCTTCTCCAAAAGTCGACGAATGCGAGGGTTATTTATGTCAGTTCTGAGCAGGGGAGTATTACGTTGAGGTTGGACCCGGAGTACCCATACAAGGATGTGCCGGGGACAGAATACAAGATGAGTAAGGCTGCGCTGAATATGCTAGCGGCTTGTCATAGATATGATTTTCGGAAGTGGGGGGGTAAGGTGACGAGCTTCAACCCGGGGTGGTGTGTCACCAATTTGACCggggagacggggaggaagatgaggattgACGGAGGGGCGAGGTCAGCGGAGGATCCAGCGAAGGCGTTGGTCGCGAttttggaggggaagagggataAGGAGGCGTGGGAGGATAGTGGGATTTTGGATTTGGATGCTGGTGTTCATCCTTGGTAA
- a CDS encoding uncharacterized protein (EggNog:ENOG503PZ37) → MDQYRCQLWQLPCYLYRVQYPASRTIHDSSGLKAQDTTSVYKKWGSDDEFTQAIRNQFTWACKDSTPFISFFSDEEHAINWGCKLRKWDKCSRQDDWTLLTIDTQSLGSTYVYKLSTLIDYTGVQIPVEAEKSHKRGAYICLHGIPTFAIVYVRNGSDVRAARDCKLPIFFLSIDVD, encoded by the coding sequence ATGGACCAGTACCGGTGTCAACTTTGGCAGCTTCCATGCTATCTCTACCGGGTCCAATACCCAGCGTCTCGAACAATTCACGACTCCAGTGGATTGAAAGCTCAAGATACCACCAGCGTGTACAAGAAATGGGGTTCCGATGATGAATTTACGCAAGCAATTCGGAATCAGTTTACATGGGCCTGCAAAGACAGCACACCCTTTATTTCATTCTTTTCGGACGAAGAGCACGCTATCAACTGGGGCTGTAAACTAAGAAAGTGGGATAAATGTTCCCGGCAAGATGACTGGACTCTTCTTACCATCGACACACAGTCTCTTGGATCTACCTACGTGTACAAACTGAGCACGCTCATCGACTACACAGGCGTTCAAATTCCTGTAGAAGCGGAGAAATCACACAAACGAGGGGCCTATATCTGTTTGCATGGCATCCCGACTTTTGCCATTGTTTACGTGAGAAATGGAAGCGACGTCAGGGCAGCTAGGGATTGTAAGCTACCTATCTTCTTCCTTTCAATAGATGTGGATTAG
- a CDS encoding uncharacterized protein (EggNog:ENOG503NZSY; COG:S): MRYLPDRLFADGSPSLIATCLSSVPLLLDREEAHSTIPELFAYADSQLDDHGNPLFPAADDKQRYLSLQYKSQDREILRFYGLQRVTTEDMILRVRVLANSKDWPGFVKNKDSSWHNRLSSWTSRVFGRDLTAGVLALLSLVPGGVDRALSNWNGSPGTIYFPEISGVPLPDGLPIVKLDPKACADRDNRALYASLGVSIADPVKIEEIILLHHSLWKPQGDKQSQIATSLGSLRFIYEMLQMGKLERTRDRDLVVFDRNCCPKRPKKEMIYLSSASWLGTGALASLSGQEGIADIESTLSFLHESYLRDSPRLLNNIKFKMTWVDFLLQVVGLHKGLRIFTRQSQDVAVSLPFLALAQRWPGRVLEWLYQVYREDPGRWNRKPDIKTALKKMQIVCTNGMGFPLSETILPLPSLLSTFPGLFGDLCKALPFLKLEKPLDKNDEELCSQWKLFAAHFGVIHADDIRLSLAALKTWMRKDARPGQISVTLAVVNIYDRIQRQQNAATAKFIRTWFDENPGLLCTPQLETKGRPVPPKWEYRQASDKVTMAMVAHAWVPVFNRLQPVHRANLMAFFRDTLGLEFDTNIDSSPNPPPSKSTVIPAPPSKSLKNIKVRLPPADAYVKSREKSDGKSAAEKQVKAGKTGSNASFPLRAESIFEFGKGKRTTFAFKGL; this comes from the exons ATGCGATATCTTCCCGACAGGTTGTTTGCAGACGGAAGCCCTTCGCTGATAGCGACCTGCTTATCGTCCGTCCCTCTACTCTTGGACAGGGAGGAGGCTCACTCCACAATCCCTGAGCTGTTTGCGTATGCGGATAGTCAACTGGATGATCATGGAAACCCTCTCTTTCCAGCCGCTGATGACAAACAACGCTATCTTTCTTTACAATACAAGAGCCAGGATCGAGAAATCCTCAGGTTCTATGGGCTTCAGCGAGTAACGACCGAGGACATGATTCTTCGGGTGCGAGTGTTGGCTAACAGTAAGGATTGGCCTGGCTTTGTGAAGAACAAGGACAGCAGCTGGCATAATCGGCTGAGCTCCTGGACATCACGAGTCTTCGGTCGCGACTTGACAGCCGGTGTGCTCGCTCTGCTCTCACTCGTCCCAGGCGGCGTTGATAGAGCCCTTAGCAACTGGAATGGGTCACCGGGAACCATCTACTTCCCAGAAATTAGTGGTGTTCCTCTACCTGATGGTCTTCCAATCGTCAAACTGGACCCCAAGGCATGCGCTGATCGGGACAATCGTGCGCTCTATGCCTCTCTAGGGGTTAGCATTGCAGATCCAgtcaagattgaggagatAATCTTGCTCCATCATTCTTTATGGAAACCGCAAGGTGACAAGCAATCGCAGATCGCTACCTCACTCGGGAGTTTGCGTTTCATCTACGAGATGCTTCAGATGGGGAAGTTGGAAAGAACCAGGGATCGTGACCTCGTGGTATTTGACCGCAATTGTTGTCCCAAGAGaccgaagaaggagatgatATATCTTTCCTCGGCTTCCTGGCTCGGGACCGGCGCCCTCGCCTCGCTTAGCGGTCAAGAAGGCATCGCCGACATCGAATCAACCCTCTCGTTTCTGCACGAGAGTTATCTTCGGGATTCACCCAGACTACTTAACAACATCAAATTCAAAATGACTTGGGTGGACTTCCTGCTTCAAGTAGTCGGTCTTCACAAAGGGTTACGAATCTTCACTCGCCAGTCTCAGGATGTTGCTGTTAGTCTACCGTTCCTCGCTCTCGCTCAACGCTGGCCAGGGCGGGTATTGGAGTGGCTCTATCAAGTGTATCGAGAAGATCCAGGCAGATGGAACAGAAAACCTGACATAAAAACAGCGCTCAAAAAGATGCAAATTGTCTGCACAAATGGGATGGGCTTTCCACTCTCCGAGACGATCCTTCCGCTACCGTCGCTGCTTTCAACCTTCCCTGGCCTTTTTGGTGATCTTTGCAAGGCGTTACCTTTTCTGAAGCTTGAAAAACCACTAGACAAGAATGACGAAGAGTTATGCTCGCAGTGGAAATTGTTCGCAGCCCATTTCGGGGTGATACACGCGGATGATATTCGATTGTCTCTTGCCGCCCTCAAGACTTGGATGCGCAAAGATGCGCGTCCGGGCCAGATATCCGTTACATTAGCTGTGGTGAATATCTACGACCGCATCCAACGGCAACAAAATGCTGCTACAGCAAAATTCATTCGTACCTGGTTTGATGAAAATCCGGGCCTGCTTTGTACCCCTCAGCTTGAGACCAAGGGCCGGCCAGTGCCTCCCAAGTGGGAATACCGACAAGCTTCAGATAAGGTCACAATGGCAATGGTAGCACACGCTTGGGTTCCCGTCTTCAATCGTCTCCAACCAGTTCATCGGGCGAATCTCATGGCGTTCTTCCGAGACACGCTTGGCTTGGAGTTTGACACCAACAT AGATTCGTCACCgaatccaccaccctcaaaaTCTACCGTTATACCTGCTCCCCCATCGAAGAGCTTGAAGAATATCAAGGTTAGGCTCCCTCCAGCTGACGCCTATGTCAAGTCTCGTGAGAAATCGGATGGCAAGTCTGCGGCCGAGAAACAAGTTAAGGCTGGCAAGACGGGGTCGAACGCGTCATTTCCTCTTCGTGCGGAGTCTATCTTCGAATTCGGCAAAGGAAAAAGGACTACTTTTGCATTTAAGGGACTTTAG
- a CDS encoding uncharacterized protein (EggNog:ENOG503P45X) has translation MGYFEEYLLDSRFKSNFDSWNPVSGHYHNVIDWDQRRTITVSTTEKKDEDFIFEALVELIDDLPADVVKIKVSNDFELLSSSTAVDDDNTLIPFYPSLTDLPSEVPKVHHSELTEIERLGVQADHVTYEPTPGETKHVVFKYYINEGNIPMFWHEMNCTLRIPSHPNIVPIDRLVVDSATPDGPEKVVGFTTHFIAGGTILDNVSRVFKLKHLKQLISTIDYLNLRLGIVHGDICTWNLLIDPETDDLKVFDFNMGAKLGWEGDKDHLDTFGYDEDRNDVKLAVFALYEIITRDISYREETELEDLDISMVLGQEEWEKHPDVGLEEGVAVSEYRRILEDWVNARKKNENEITFYKQAPDFIDWPGLPEFPLAEFVGSVTRRASQLRSEMIKRGEPFIKWYVSV, from the exons ATGGGCTACTTTGAAGAGTATCTTCTCGACTCACGATTCAAGTCGAATTTTGACAGTTGGAATCCTGTCAGTGGCCACTACCACAATGTCATCGACTGGGACCAGCGGCGCACCATCACAGTTTCCACTACTGAGAAGAAAGATGAAGACTTCATTTTTGAGGCTCTTGTAGAGCTCATCGACGACCTTCCGGCCGATGTTGTCAAGATCAAGGTCTCGAATGACTTTGAGCTGCTGTCTTCCTCCACGGCTGTTGACGATGACAACACACTCATTCCTTTCTATCCTTCACTAACAGATCTCCCATCTGAAGTGCCAAAAGTTCATCACTCAGAGCTCACTGAGATTGAAAGGCTTGGAGTTCAGGCAGACCACGTCACATACGAACCCACGCCTGGCGAGACGAAGCATGTCGTGTTCAAATACTACATCAACGAAGGCAACATTCCCATGTTCTGGCATGAGATGAACTGCACCTTGAGAATCCCTTCACATCCAAACATCGTTCCTATCGATCGTCTTGTCGTTGATTCAGCCACCCCTGATGGGCCAGAAAAGGTCGTGGGATTTACGACACATTTCATTGCCGGGGGCACTATTCTGGACAATGTCAGCCGGGTCTTTAAGCTCAAGCACCTTAAGCAGCTCATTTCG ACTATCGACTACCTCAATCTCAGGTTAGGCATCGTCCATGGCGACATCTGCACATGGaacctcctcatcgaccCTGAGACAGACGACTTGAAAGTCTTTGACTTCAACATGGGCGCCAAGCTCGGCTGGGAGGGTGACAAGGACCACCTTGACACGTTCGGCTACGACGAAGACCGCAACGACGTGAAGCTTGCCGTCTTTGCCCTTTACGAGATCATCACACGCGACATTTCCTATCGTGAAGAGACTGAGCTGGAAGATCTTGACATTTCTATGGTGCTTGGTCAAGAAGAGTGGGAGAAACATCCCGATGTGGgccttgaggagggtgtggcCGTCTCTGAGTACCGGCGCATTCTTGAAGACTGGGTTAATGCTCGGAAGAAGAACGAAAACGAAATCACCTTCTACAAGCAGGCGCCGGATTTCATCGACTGGCCGGGGTTGCCTGAATTCCCGCTGGCCGAATTCGTCGGAAGTGTGACAAGGAGGGCATCACAGTTGCGGTCAGAAATGATCAAGAGGGGTGAGCCTTTCATCAAGTGGTATGTGTCTGTCTAA
- a CDS encoding uncharacterized protein (COG:S; EggNog:ENOG503PBQ3): MKFAVISLVLWAGIALAVDPGVLSVENLTQDLLRVESVREIKNIQRTYAQLAQHGRWKGMASLFAENGILRWGKGAGDILSTSDASSVTGRPAIENWLQQEAGDMDGINPGSLHVFMSDMPVITLADDGNTAKGRWTALRKLGNGKGATRIEGGIFENEYVSSGGKWKISLLRYYPLYAGTYEKGWKNLGLNGSLPVISYHYTLDQAGVTLLHAGRTASGSKEGTGTLNRGSTPAASLSVDELEYRVAHLNEEDEVRNLVHGMGYYVDRRMWPDVISLFTSNGTITVQNNTSPAGPAGIQSVLNRMGPEGLSHGILNEHPIFGTVVNVSPDHKTAVARGLEIGLIGDDNAQTGQWQFCVFHHSLVKDLDTGTWKIQDLRYHRLLFADYAAGWGDGGILPASSLDPPPVLPPYYQSIENRRPVQWRPFYKRYPAWEEPEEETRDRLANIHRLLLRSSAYDESENTSGSYGFYIDDIRCSDFAKLHSDRGHKLSPGIGWYYTPDAISLSCASRYYRQNSTTYNPSMSSLRSSVPFHWRLQPVILVSRDGRSATLRTRNLQTGTSRTQGSNGWMGGMYHDQLVLENGKRKLWSITIDEFYWNSRNWTAGWANVVPHVSNATTPRQWMSRRQSNDLPPDASLRHPALLERETGFNGGPPPTVSWPGVQRMWWAYRNLVTGAMPSDSSYWGPPGCVPCRGAKPEWALTANGYQEPPSGPTIVTADWLEGSGVDIEVTVKGGPEESAKGGWVQLVLDFNGEITKFGEEGPVGEDGKVVLRVRGPGAFGTTVPIQVFYFGNENLKPGKGIMRDRK; encoded by the coding sequence ATGAAGTTCGCCGTCATTTCGTTGGTCCTCTGGGCTGGCATCGCCTTAGCTGTCGACCCTGGCGTGCTCAGTGTCGAGAATCTCACCCAAGATCTTCTGCGAGTCGAATCTGTGCGCGAGATCAAGAACATCCAACGGACATATGCCCAATTGGCGCAGCATGGCCGCTGGAAAGGAATGGCGAGTCTGTTTGCAGAGAATGGGATTCTTCGATGGGGCAAAGGGGCTGGAGACATTCTTTCTACAAGTGACGCCAGTTCTGTCACGGGGCGCCCGGCCATCGAGAACTGGCTGCAGCAAGAAGCTGGGGATATGGACGGGATCAATCCAGGGTCTCTCCATGTTTTCATGAGCGACATGCCGGTCATAACGCTTGCGGACGACGGCAACACTGCAAAAGGCCGGTGGACAGCACTGAGGAAGCTCGGCAACGGCAAAGGCGCGACTAGGATCGAGGGTGGGATTTTTGAGAACGAATATGTGTCCAGCGGGGGCAAATGGAAGATTTCCTTACTGCGGTACTACCCTCTCTACGCAGGTACCTACGAGAAAGGCTGGAAGAATCTGGGGCTAAACGGATCGCTCCCTGTTATTTCATACCACTACACCCTCGACCAGGCTGGCGTTACACTTCTCCACGCCGGAAGAACTGCAAGCGGTTCGAAGGAGGGCACTGGCACATTGAATCGTGGATCAACACCCGCCGCTAGCCTTTCCGTAGACGAGCTGGAATACCGGGTTGCCCATCTcaacgaagaagacgaggtgCGAAATCTTGTTCATGGCATGGGGTATTATGTCGACAGGCGAATGTGGCCGGATGTTATCAGCCTTTTTACCTCGaacggcaccatcaccgtccaAAATAACACGTCACCGGCTGGACCTGCAGGCATCCAGTCTGTTCTAAACCGCATGGGTCCAGAAGGGCTGTCTCACGGCATTCTTAACGAACACCCAATCTTTGGCACTGTTGTCAACGTCAGTCCAGATCACAAGACTGCCGTCGCTCGAGGGCTAGAGATTGGCCTGATTGGTGATGATAATGCTCAGACCGGTCAATGGCAGTTTTGCGTTTTCCACCATAGCCTCGTCAAAGACCTGGATACCGGCACTTGGAAGATCCAAGACCTGAGATACCACCGCCTGCTCTTTGCCGATTATGCCGCCGGctggggagatgggggtaTCTTGCCAGCCTCTTCGTTGGATCCACCTCCTGTCCTACCCCCTTATTACCAATCAATTGAGAACCGACGGCCTGTACAATGGCGGCCATTCTACAAGCGATATCCGGCGTGGGAAGAACCAGAAGAGGAAACGCGAGACAGACTTGCCAACATCCACCGTCTGCTCTTGCGCTCTTCCGCCTATGACGAATCCGAAAACACTTCCGGCTCCTATGGCTTCTACATCGACGACATTCGCTGCTCAGACTTTGCCAAGTTGCACTCTGATCGAGGGCACAAGTTATCCCCCGGAATAGGATGGTACTACACCCCGGACGCGATCTCCCTCTCCTGTGCATCCCGCTACTACCGCCAAAACAGCACCACCTACAACCCCTCCATGTCCTCCCTCCGCTCCTCTGTACCCTTTCACTGGCGACTCCAGCCCGTGATTCTCGTATCTCGCGATGGCCGCTCTGCCACCCTCCGAACCCGCAACCTGCAGACAGGAACAAGCAGAACACAAGGGAGCAACGGCtggatgggggggatgtACCACGACCAACTCGTCTTGGAAAATGGCAAACGCAAGCTCTGGTCCATTACCATTGATGAGTTCTACTGGAACAGCCGAAACTGGACCGCCGGATGGGCCAACGTTGTCCCCCATGTGTCCAACGCAACCACTCCCAGACAATGGATGAGCAGGCGCCAGTCCAACGACCTCCCACCTGACGCCTCCCTGCGACACCCCGCACTGCTGGAGCGAGAAACTGGCTTCAACGGTGGCCCACCACCAACCGTCTCTTGGCCGGGCGTTCAAAGGATGTGGTGGGCCTACCGCAACCTCGTCACGGGAGCGATGCCATCGGATAGCTCTTACTGGGGACCGCCGGGCTGTGTTCCCTGCCGGGGGGCAAAACCGGAGTGGGCACTGACGGCGAACGGGTACCAGGAACCGCCTTCGGGTCCGACAATCGTGACAGCAGATTGGCTTGAGGGTTCGGGCGTTGATATCGAGGTCACTGTCAAGGGAGGGCCAGAGGAGTCGGCCAAGGGTGGTTGGGTGCAGCTTGTGTTGGACTTCAATGGCGAGATTACCAAgtttggtgaggaagggccggttggggaggatggaaaggTAGTCTTGCGGGTACGAGGCCCCGGGGCGTTTGGGACGACGGTGCCAATTCAGGTGTTCTACTTTGGTAATGAGAATTTGAAACCTGGGAAGGGGATCATGCGGGACAGGAAGTAG
- a CDS encoding uncharacterized protein (EggNog:ENOG503PRJ4): protein MTSDAANIAVRERRRQSAPADLERRNIMKALTAAEHSRRQFILNYAASKDTSLLMPGKKSDVVKLSEQWVVGWLHKNNLNPVSSEFFKYTVDTHLWSTYVGNAVEFPFSFMLPVDDSTATNPVSRRVSDSTQVRPLSEVDSLDKAQTKESTQSEEQTSSQRKADTRQLPVLSARTAAKQWSSMRKRQSPTVREVRAGEEDKKRSFSLTSIDDLKMTKASPTKVPLFTRLGRSWSRRISST from the exons ATGACATCAGACGCGGCGAACATTGCTGTCAGAGAGCGCAGACGTCAGTCGGCCCCAGCGGACTTGGAGCGACGCAACATCATGAAAGCCCTGACTGCCGCCGAACACTCTCGACGCCAGTTCATCCTTAACTATGCAGCAAGTAAAGACACTTCGCTGCTGATGCCGGGAAAGAAGTCAGATGTCGTCAAGCTATCGGAGCAATGGGTGGTTGGATGGCTTCACAAGAACAACCTTAACCCCGTCAGCAGTGAATTCTTCAAGTACACTGTTGACACCCACCTCTGGTCCACCTACG TCGGAAACGCGGTGGAATTCCCGTTCTCCTTTATGCTCCCAGTTGACGACTCCACTGCTACCAACCCCGTCAGTCGGCGGGTATCCGATAGCACCCAGGTTCGTCCCCTCAGCGAGGTGGACTCCTTGGACAAGGCCCAGACCAAGGAGAGCACACAGAGCGAAGAACAAACTTCATCCCAGCGCAAGGCAGACACGCGACAGCTCCCCGTGCTCTCAGCTCGAACAGCCGCCAAGCAGTGGTCGTCCATGAGGAAACGGCAGTCGCCAACAGTGAGAGAGGTGCgggcaggagaggaggacaAAAAACGGAGCTTTTCGTTGACGAGTATTGACGACCTCAAAATGACCAAGGCGAGCCCCACGAAAGTGCCTCTGTTTACGCGGTTGGGACGCTCATGGTCACGACGGATATCTTCTACTTGA